In Chroicocephalus ridibundus chromosome 4, bChrRid1.1, whole genome shotgun sequence, one genomic interval encodes:
- the DYNLRB2 gene encoding dynein light chain roadblock-type 2, which translates to MAEVEETLKRIQAHKGVIATMVINAEGIPIRTTLDNSTTVQYAGLLHQLTVKARSTVRDIDPQNDLTFLRIRSKKHEIMIAPDKEYLLIVIQNPCE; encoded by the exons ATG GCCGAAGTGGAGGAAACCCTCAAGAGGATCCAAGCCCACAAAGGGGTTATTGCAACTATGGTTATAAACGCCGAAG gaATTCCAATAAGAACAACTCTTGATAACTCTACAACAGTGCAGTATGCAGGTCTTCTTCATCAGCTCACCGTGAAAGCTAGGAGCACAGTGAGAGATATTGATCCTCAGAATGATCTAACCTTTCTTAGGATCAGATcaaagaaacatgaaattatGATAGCTCCAG ATAAGGAGTATCTCCTGATCGTTATTCAGAACCCATGTGAATAG